The Hemicordylus capensis ecotype Gifberg chromosome 5, rHemCap1.1.pri, whole genome shotgun sequence nucleotide sequence CGTGTGCCAGAGCGGGCTGCTGCTCTACAAGAAGATGCACGACCAGCTGTTTGAGCATCAGAAGGAAGGAGTGGCCTTCCTATACAGCCTGTACCGTGACAGAAGGAAGGGCGGCATCCTGGCCGATGACATGGGCTTGGGAAAGACCGTTCAGATCATCGCCTTCCTTTCGGGGATGTTTGATGCTGAACTTGTCCATTCGGTGCTGCTCATCATGCCGGTTACCCTTGTCAGCAACTGGAAGCAAGAGTTTGCCAAGTGGGCCCCGGGAGTTAGGGTGAGGGTCTTCCATGGGACCAGCAAGCGAGAGCGCAGTGAAAGTCTAGAACAAATCCAAAATAAAAAGGGTGTCTTGCTTACATCGTACCAGATGGTCCTGGCCAACTCGGAGAAGCTTTCCCGCTTAGGTCAAAGTAATTTTGTTTGGGATTATGTCATCCTTGATGAAGCccataaaattaaaaccccaTCAGCTAAAACCACAAAATCAGTGCATGCTATCCCTGCCCAAAACCGCCTCCTTCTCACAGGGACACCAGTGCAGAATAACCTACGGGAGCTTTGGGCTCTCTTTGATTTTGCTTGTCAAGGGGAACTCCTTGGCACAGCAAAAACCTTCCGGATGGAATATGAAAATCCGATCACCAAAGCAAGAGAAAAGGATGCTACTCCCGGGGAGAAAGCTCTTGGGCTTAAGATCTCTGAGAACCTGATGACCATCATACAGCCACACTTTTTGCGCCGGAGCAAAGATGAAATACAGAAGCTGAAGTCTGGGAAGAGGAATAAGAATGCTATGCTACAAATGCCTCCTCTCCCAAGAAAGAATGACTTCATCGTATGGGTCTACCTAGCACCAACACAAGAAGAAATATACAAGAACTTTATTTCCTTGGATCATATCAAAGAGTTGCTCATGACATCCCGTTCCCCACTGGCTGAATTGACAGTCTTGAAAAAACTCTGTGATCACCCCAGGCTGCTGTCTGCACAAGCATGTCTCCAGCTTGGCTTGGAGGTTTCTGATTATTCTGAGCAACAGGTTGAAGATGGGACTATTTCAAGTAGGCACTGGGAAATCAACCATGTCTCAGACGAGGTTCTGATTGAAGAATGTGGGAAACTGAGGTTCCTCATAGCTTTGCTGGAAAACCTGCAGGAGGAAGGCCATAAAACTCTGGTTTTCTCCCAGTCAAGAAAAATGCTGGATATTATAGAGCGCATCTTGACTCAACGGCACTTTAAGTTGATACGCATTGACGGAACAGTGACTTCTTTAGCAGAACGAGAGGAAAGGATTGGAATATTTCAGAATGACAAAGGCTACTCTGTCTTCCTGCTCACTACCCAGGTAGGGGGTGTTGGGCTGACTTTAACTGCAGCCACCCGAGTGGTGATCTTTGATCCTAGTTGGAACCCTGCTACAGATTCACAAGCCGTAGACAGAGCATACAGGATAGGACAAAAAGAGAATGTGATCATCTACAGGCTTATCACGTGCGGGACAGTGGAAGAGAAGATCTACAGGCGGCAAGTCTTCAAGGGCTCGATCATACGGCAAAGCACTGGTGATGACAAAAACCCATATCGGTATTTTACCATGCAGGAACTGAAGGAGCTCTTTATCCTGGAAGACACTACAACCTCTGCAACCCAACTCCAGCTGCAGTCTCTGCATGCGACCCAAAGGAAGTCTGACCCGAAGCTGGATGAACATATTGCATATCTCCACTCGCTGGAGATGTTTGGCATATCTGACCATGACCTGATGTACACTTGCGAAACTGGTCATGATGAGGAAGCTGAAGATGAAGAAGCTCATCAGTATATTGAGCACAGAGTCCAGAAGGCTCAAGAGCTGGTGCAGCTGGAATCACAGCTCGTAAACAGAAAACACCAGAAATGTCCATGAGCACCACTTCCTGTTTCGATCAAGACGGTGTTCTCAAGCCTGAGTCACCAGATGTTGATGCATTAAAACTCTcaccatgcccagccacaatggcctctggcaGCTGTAATCCATCCACAGCtcaggatccaagtttgagaagccttccTGCATCAAGACTGATCATTCCATGCCCTCCCCTAATCTTTACTGCCTCTTCCTCTTGCCAAAGAGGCTGTTCCAGACAATGACTTGTCCAGGCTGAGCTGGAAACCGtaactttctctctcctccagtgATCTgtccctttccaatttgcttccgTAGCAAGTtaactttaaatatatatatgtgtcAATATTTGAATGTTGGTCTTTTTCTACCAGTAAAGTTTTTTGCATTTCTACCAGTAAAGTTTTTGCATTGAAAAAGCCCATGTCTGAATTTAACTGAACTTTAAATGTATATATGTGTCAATATTTGAATGTTGGTCTTTTTCTACCAGTAAAGTTTTTTGCATTTCTACCAGTAAAGTTTTTGCATTGAAAAAGCCCATGTCTGAATGGAGAGCATTATTTGGGTGCTGGTAGATCAGGGGTTGTGCTCTATTGGAAACACAGTGTTACTTTAGCAGAGTACAATCCAGGGCTTAAGTCTGTGGAGACAGGTTGGCCCACTAACATGCCCTCTTGTCAGGCCCTGTTGGAGGGGCTTCAGTCACAACAGCAGGAGTGCCCCAGCAGTCAGGACTCTTGGAAGGTCCCCTGCTGCTGTTATAGTAGAACTGAATGGATCTTCAGTATGTCCATTGGACTGGACCGGCACCACCTTCTCCTTTTCCTACCTCTTTTACCTGGGAcaaggtgggggcaggcaggaagCAGGCTAAATGATGTCCTCTTGGCTTGGTAGGAAGCACTCCACCCAGGGTCCTTGCCTTCCAGGGCTTCTGTTTAAAAGGCACTCTTCCCACCTTCCAAATTCACTTTGAAACTGCAAAGTGTATTGGGAAGGTGGGAAGAGTGCCTTGGCATGAGTGGTTCTGGGATTTATCATGCACCCTGATGGCCACCTCCACATGGTCCCAGGGGAGAAGAGGGGTAGGTGGGAGAGTTCCAGCAGAGGTCAGATCTCCAACCAGCCCTGACCCAACACAGATGATGGCATGATGTTTGGGAGGAACCGACATGGCCCCTCGAAACAGTCTCATGGTCAGCTCACACCCTGGAATCTGACACTGCGCTGTGCACaggacgctttccagactagctgctcatcagcagcaaaatgcctccgttcgggcaagtcgcgtttgaaatgtaaacagcaggaggCGCAATCTctcagcaactaacaacccgaaaaaccagcaacttttccacgccGGATGCACGGCGTCCTTGCTCTATACctcagtgattaaattcgcaacaaggcattggaaatgtggacggtgccctgctgtccccgtagggactgcggtgtcacgacgcaggaagtgtggaagcacacttccaagatatgtcctgaccccgttgtagggtctagtctggaaaatgcccaggccTACCAGGGCTAATATGAAATCGGTCTTTCAGACCCAGGACACACTCTCTCCTCTAACTAGCAGCAACAGGGATATCCTGCCTCTAATCATGGAGGCTTGAGTGGACTTGGAATCCACAATTAACTCCATCTTCTATATATTTGAtgaatccaggggttctcaaacttgggtccccaaatgctgcactacaactctcagcatccccagcagcaccTAGGCATTGGgaccatggatgatgggagctgtagtcaaaaaacaTCTGAGGAGGACCCAAGTTTAAGGACCACtataatccttttttaaaaacaaaaccaatgtTGGCTTTATCGATGTACATATTCTATATCCCTGTCTGCTGTTGCGAGGGCAGTGTTGCCCAAAGGTTAGGAGGAAATAAACAACTATTACAATAGTGAGTGGAAAGGGAATGTCCTCTCGGCCTTAAATGGCCAGGTAAGAGGATTTATTCAACTGGCTTAAttagagaagggaagggagaaacaTGGTGGCAAAGGGTGGCTATTTCCTTCTGGTACGATTTTCTGTCGGCAGCTCGTTAGCAAGCTCTCCATCTGAAAGGGCTCCAGTTCGTCTCTCCCTGTCCAGCCAGAAGCTGCCGGGGTAGGGAAGGGCCCTGTGTTGTCCCTGATCTCCTCATCTGCCCTTTACGCTGAGCTGCAAAGCTTCGTTGGTGAGCCCCACGCCTCCCTGTGAGATATTTTCATCCCATTGATGAGCGCTTCCTGGCTTGCTCCCGGGCCATTGTTCTCGTGTGCTGGCCAAGAAAAGCACCACATTGACCCAGGGAGTGCATCTGTTATCACTACAGCCAGCTAGGCAGTGTGTGCCTCTGCCAACGTGGGGGTGGAAAGGGTGGGAGAGCTCCCTGCCATACCCTGGAAAATGGAGGCCTTCCGTCTTCCCCTTCCTTTGGGGCCCCATTTTGAGCtagtctcctcctctccaggaaagcatactttgagcacttttgcaaGGATAGTGGCTGGAATTAGTTAACTGGCTTGTGTTTGTCAGAGCTTGGAATGAGGATTTTAGCTGCCGCTTGTACTTCAGAAATTTTCTAATTGGCTGTATATAGAGTTTAATGAAATTGCTAATGCTGTGACATAGGAAGCTTCTctaaacagagtcagaccattggtccatctggctcagtaatATCCACTCTGACTTGAAGGAGCTCTCTgggatttcaggcaagagtctctctcccagccctacctgaaggttttacagacagggctccccgcCCCCCTATCCACTTCTGATTGAagggtgccagtccacatatttgctggatttaacccgacctccctgcaggttatcagggaccaggacagacggagctttgtttttctccccagccactggctggggatgctgggagttgtagttcagcaacttctggtggaccccactttaagaaccactgctctaaaggTGATGTGCCACACGCTGTCATTTTGATTGCgcttttctgccccccccccagtcctatAGCAAGAAGGATTTCGGTGTCCACTCACCCCTGGACGCATTATGACTCCTCATCCATCTCCTTGCTATTCAGGGCAGCAACAGGAATCAAGGTAGATTCAAATATCACTGCCATGCTGCATTATGAATATCCTTATTCATAATTAATTTCTATGGGGCTGGGAATTGAGTGATTAAGTACTAATTGTTAATACAGGGCTGGGGAAGAAATTAGTAATTAATGAGTAACTAATGAAGAAAAGTATTTTGCCTGGGGGACCCACGGCAACCTTCAGCTAGTAATATTCTAAATTTTTTTTCTAGCCATGGTTTTCAGCCCACACAAATCCTTTTCTCTGGAGTTGCCATTGGCTTGTTTGCTCCCTTTCTGTGGAGAATCTGGATGATGTCATTGTTCATACTGGTGTATTCCAGTGTTTTCTGCGAATTCTTCCCATCTCCTTCAGAACTGATTTGTGGCTGTTTCCCAAGTAAACACAATTGCAGCGCCAGTCTGTCCTGCATGGACTAGCAATGCACTCCCTACTCAGGCTTTTTAGGACCACTATCCCTTTGATTTTATCACTGCTTTAGTTCAAGTGGGGACTAAATGGATTAGATGATTGAATTCAAGTGGGCGATTAGATGAATTGCCCCTTAATTAGCTTACATGCCCTGCAG carries:
- the LOC128325845 gene encoding DNA excision repair protein ERCC-6-like; protein product: MVTVVVTKAQTRGQVEKYQRFVAQAEEEAENGNLEESVKLYSQANQIQPRKSVEGRIKRLEEELAVLSWDQESDEYVDVCQSGLLLYKKMHDQLFEHQKEGVAFLYSLYRDRRKGGILADDMGLGKTVQIIAFLSGMFDAELVHSVLLIMPVTLVSNWKQEFAKWAPGVRVRVFHGTSKRERSESLEQIQNKKGVLLTSYQMVLANSEKLSRLGQSNFVWDYVILDEAHKIKTPSAKTTKSVHAIPAQNRLLLTGTPVQNNLRELWALFDFACQGELLGTAKTFRMEYENPITKAREKDATPGEKALGLKISENLMTIIQPHFLRRSKDEIQKLKSGKRNKNAMLQMPPLPRKNDFIVWVYLAPTQEEIYKNFISLDHIKELLMTSRSPLAELTVLKKLCDHPRLLSAQACLQLGLEVSDYSEQQVEDGTISSRHWEINHVSDEVLIEECGKLRFLIALLENLQEEGHKTLVFSQSRKMLDIIERILTQRHFKLIRIDGTVTSLAEREERIGIFQNDKGYSVFLLTTQVGGVGLTLTAATRVVIFDPSWNPATDSQAVDRAYRIGQKENVIIYRLITCGTVEEKIYRRQVFKGSIIRQSTGDDKNPYRYFTMQELKELFILEDTTTSATQLQLQSLHATQRKSDPKLDEHIAYLHSLEMFGISDHDLMYTCETGHDEEAEDEEAHQYIEHRVQKAQELVQLESQLVNRKHQKCP